CCGAACTCCGAGATCCGCGAGCACCTCGTGACGAACTACTCCGCGGAGGACGAGCGCGTGCGACTCAGTCTCGACGTGGTCGTCACCTACGAGTCGGACATCGACGCGGCCCGGCGGTCGATGTGCCGCGCGGCCGCCGCGGACGACGCGGTGATCGAGGGCGGGCCGGACATCCGCATCGGCAGCGCGCGATACCCCGCCCGGCCGACGGTGTTGAAGTCCGACTTCGGCGACGACGGCGTCGCACTCACGCTCCGGTACTGGGCGAAAATGCCCTACAAGATCCCCTCCATCGAGTCGCGGGTCCGTGGTCGAATCTGGGACGCGTTCGGGGGGTCCGACGCCGACATCGAGTTCGCCTACCCGCACCGGCACCTGGTCTTCGACGAGACCAGCGGCACGCTCGATGCGACCGTGGGACGCCGGGCGGGCCGAGGTCCGACAGTCGACGACGGGTCCAGACAGACCGCGTTCGAGGACCGCGATGGTGTGGATATGGGTACCGGGTCATCCGGTTCCGACGGCGAGAGCGACCGGGGAGACTCTAGCAATGACGACATCGAGAGCGAGGAAGTCGGAGCCCAGACACGGAGTCCCGGCGAAGAGTGACGCTCACTCCTCGGCGCGAGCGGTGACGACCGTGCAGTCCAGTTTCTCCCGGAGGTACGTCTCGATGTCGGGGTCGTCGAGGAAGCGGCGCAGCATCGTCCGCCAGCGACTGGCCTGCTTCGAGCCGAGGACGACGACGTCGGCGGCGTCCGCGGCGACCTCCTCTAGGATCGTCTCCTCGACGAGGAACCCGCTGCGGACGACGTAGCGCGTCCGCTCCAGCGGGCCGAACTCGGACTCGACGGCCCGCTTCAGTTCCGCTCGCGTCACGTCGCGGCTCTCCTGGTAGAGGTCGACGTGAAGCACGGTCAACTCGGCTTCGCGTTCCTCCGCGATCCGGACGGCCTCCGCGAGCGTCGCCCGGGAGTGCTTCGACAGCGGGTACCGAACGGGGACCACGACGCGAGTCATTATCGGAACGGAAGACGCGACGGTTCCTGAACGTTTCCACTTGCCCCGTCGATCCGGACGCGACTCTGCGGCGAACGCCGAGAGGCCCTGACCGTCACGGTCCCCGTCTCGGTAGCCGCCACAGTCACTCCGACGACGCCGAGGTGCTCGTCTCCGCCCCCGACACGCGTCGGATCCGCCCCTCGACCGCGGCGTCGATCCCGAACTCCCGCGCGTACTCGGCCAGCACCTCGAACTGGATGTCGCCTTCCCCGCACCTGTGCCGCTCCTGGAGCGTCGGGAACTCGTGGTCGCTGTGGAGGACGTACGCGGAGGTCGCGACGGTGTATCGCCGGTCCGGGTCGACGGGGTCGCCGCCGACCCGGGCGTCGAGCAATTCCGCCGCCCCGTCGTCCCACCGGATCTCCGCGCCCGAGAAGTGCCCGTGCCACCATCCCGGTTCGCCGAAGTCGACGACGGCGGCCGCGGACTCGCGGAACACGCGTTGCAGTTCCGCGCCGGTGAGTTCCGCCCGGACGACGCGCTCCTCGAAAGGGATGACGCTCACCAGGTCGGCGACGGACACCGCGCCGGAGAGCGGCGGTCCGTCGCGGATCCCGCCGCTGTTCTGCAGCCCCACGTCGGCGTCGAGCGACCAGCGGTACGCGTCGGCGACGAGGTTGCCGATCCGGCACTCGCCGCCGAACACGGTGGCGTCGCTCCTGTCGAGCGGCCGGTCGACGCGGGCGACCGTCTCGTCGAGGCCAGCGGCGTCGACGCGTCCCCGGAGCGCGGACACGACGTCGTCGGCGACCGGTGCGTCGGCGGTCTCGTGGCGCTCGACGTCGATCGGGCCGTCCGTCTCGAAGGTCACCTCGAAGATCGCGTGGCCGTTCGCGCCGGGGCGGAGCAGGAGCGTGTCCGCCACCCGCTCGCGGCGTTCGGCGTGGACGTGACCGCCGAGGATAACGTCGACGTCGACGCGCCGTGCGAGTTCGTCGTCGCCGCCGCCGAGGTGTGAGAGCGCGACGACGCGGTCGACTCCTGCTGTCCGAAGTTCGTCGACGGCTGCTTCGGCGGCGTCGTAGGGGTCCGAAAAGCGGAGTTCGCCGGCCATCGGATTCAACGACGGCGTCGCCGGATCGGTGACGCCGAAGAGACCGATCCGGACGCCGCCGACCTCCCTGACCGCGTGCGGGACCACGTCGGGCGCGGCGAAGCGCTCCCCGCCGGACTCGTGGACGTTCGCCGACACCCACGTCTGGGGGGCGGCGGCGACGATCGACCGCGTCGCTTCGGGTCCGAAGTCGAAGTCGTGGTTGCCGAACGTCTCGACGTCCGCGTCGACCGCACGGAAGAGATCGAGCGCCTGCCGACCGCGTTCGATCAGGGCGAGGACGCCCGGCGAGGTGTTGTCACCCGTTCCGCAGACGAGGGCGTCGTCACCGTTTCGCGACCGGAGCGCCCCCGCGAGGCGACCGACCCGAACCGGATCGTCGTAGACGTTTTCGACGTCGGAGTAGTGGAGGAGACGCGGCATTCACGCTCTCTGGTAGAGCGATAAAAATGAAGTCGTCGGTGTCGTGCTCGGTCCGTCTCACACGCCTAAGAGACCGACGGGAGGCGCGTGAGACGACCGATCGTCGCCGGCGTCGGACGGCCGGCCTACTCGCCGTCTCGGAGTTGGAAGGCGACCGTGACTTCCGCCTGGTACTCCCGGTCTTCGACCGACGCGACTTCGACGCCGAGTTCGTCCACCTCGATCCAGTGGACGTTGTCGAGCGTCTCCTCCGCTCGGTTGATCGCGTCGTCGACCGCTTCGTCGAAACTCGCTCCACTCCGACCGATCAGGGTTACCTTTTTGAACACCATCGTCGGGCGGTGATACAGTACGGAGGACGATAAGTCTCGGGGCCAGGGAGGGGGAGCTCCCGGGCCGGAGCTGCAGTCACGGACGCGACTCGTCCAGTCGCTGCGTGAGCGCGTCGACCACCTCGCCGAGTTGACTGCTGCCGTAGATGGCGACGATTATGGCGCCGACGGTGTCGAAGACGAGGTCGAGCATCGAGTCCCCGAGACCGTACTGCGTGAGGACGCCCGGGCTCCCGGTGTACTCCGCGGCGAGGCCGATCCCGAACTCGATCACCTCCCAGAGGACGCCGAACGCCAGCACGAACAGCAGAATGAAGACGAACTGGAAGCGCGGCGGCAGCGACACCGAATCGGAGTGGATGTCGACCGCGCGGGTCGTCGCGTACCCCACGCCGGCGACGAGGCTGGCCGAGAGCGCGTGGGTCAGGTGGTCCCACCACCAGACGTTGGCGTACGGTTTGCCGATCCCCGGGATCGTGATCGTGCCGACCGCGTGCAGGAACACCGCCGCGGAGATCCAGAGCGTCAGCCCCGCGTCCATCGGGATGCCGGCGTCGCGTTCGAGGATCCCGGGGAGGAACGTCACGAAGAGCCCGATCGAGGCGTTGACGATCACGCCGGCGTGACGGAGGAGCAGTCCCGCAAGCAGCATCGAAGCCAGGAACAACTGCATCCCGCGGGCGGCCTGGCGCTGTCGGCGCTCGGAGATGTGGAGGAAGTCGCGGATCCTCATCGGTCGCTCACCTCGGTGTCCGCCGAAGCCCGTTCGGGACCCGATTCGACGTCCGGGTATCCGGCCGGCTCGCTGTCGGGGATCCGACGGGCGAGTCGCGCGCGGCGGCGGAAGTAGTACTCGAAGAGGACGCCCGCGAAGACGCCGGCGATCGTCGCCGCGACGAAGTCCCACATCAGCGCCTCCTCGATGACGTGCTCCGGGCGGCCGTCGTAGAGGAAGCGCGTGCCGAGGAGGACGTCCGAGAGCCACCGGACGACCGCCCAGATGCCGGCGGCGGCCATCGTCGTCACGACGACGAAGACGACCGCGAAGCGGTGGCTCATCTTCACCGACGTGAACACGTCGAGTTCGACCGCGATCAGGAGCGCGACGGCGGCGACGGCGACGTAGGTCACGATGCGTCCCGAGAACGTCATTCCGGCGACTGTCTCGCCGGCGACGAGCGCCCGCAACACGATCGGCAACGCCGCGAGGAGGACGACCTCCCAGGGAAGCATCGCAGTGGCGCGCCGCCGGGCGATCGGCGGGACGAGCGCCACAGCGAGGACTGCGAGCGTGAACCCCGCCCACTCGAGGTCGCCTGAGAACACCTGGGCGACCGCCGCGACCGCCAGAAAGAGGAGGATCGTCGCGGCCAGGGCGGCGTTGAGCCGGCGGCTCTCGACGACGTTCGATAGGCCGGTGTGCGACATACCCTTCGGTAGGCGGCTCCCGGTACAAAACGGTTCGTTCGCCGCAGATCCGCGGGACGGACTGGCGGCTCGGCGTCGAGTGTCACAGGACGGGCCACCGGGGCCTCGGGGACGGCGCGGCTGCTGCCGACGAACGCAGGTGACTGCGGGTCGCCAGACCGCTTGAGACGACGTCTCTCGCTTAGCTGGCGTCCGGCAGGTGGACGTCGTACTCCCCGTCGTCGCCGACGCCGATCACGGCCCACTCGTAGGCGGGATCGACACTCGCGAGTCGGTTCTGTACGTCCCCTGTCTCAGATTTGGGTGCGACGAAGCATCGGAATCGATACGTGTCCGACGGCTCGCCACCGTCCGCGAGCGCGCGGCGTCCGTTCAGATCTTCGCCGTCCGAAAGCGCCGTGACGCGGACCGTGCGCCACTTTCGCTCGGCGACGAAGTCCGATCCGTCGCCCGAGATGCTGTAGCCCAGCCGACTGAAAATCGTCCGGGCGTCCTCCGAGAGAGGCATGCTGACAGGGGGCATGTACCTAATCCTTCGCCAGCCTGTAGCATAAATCTTGCCACCAGTTACCATACGGTGGGATCGGGCGCGAACGCGATTTCGACGGTCGGATCCGGGCGTCGGCTCCGGGCAGTTCCTCGCGTAGTTATCGAGTGAAAACGGCGTCGAGAGGCGAATCTGCCGGTGAACAGACCGCACCGAGACGCCCGCATTCAGCGTGTGCTCACCGAGGAGGCCTGCTCCTGCTGGCGGTTCAGCCGGGGGGATTCCGACCGATCGAGACGCCACCGAGGGGTAAGCACTCGTCGAAGGATGGCCGGCCGCAACAGCGTGCTGGGAGGTCGTTCCATCATCAGAACTCGAACGAAGGCGTCCGTCAAGACGCCGTCGACGCGTGCACCGCGGAGTAATCGATTCAGATACCAGTTGAAGAAGGCCGTGCCGCGAGGTTTCGGTCCTTCCGTCTGGGCGAACTCGAAATCGGCCCCGACCGCCAGATTCCAGGCGGCGTCGACGGTCGGCGCCGTGCGCTCGAAAAACCGGGACGCGAGGTCTTCGCGACCGTCTGCGAGACTGTGATGGAGCATCAGGGCTTCGAGTGCCGCCACCGACATCCCCTGCGCGTACACCGGATTGAAACTCGCGATCGCGTCCCCGACGACGAGCAGTCCGCCGGGGAACCGATCGAGACGCTCGTAGTGGTGCCGTCGGTTGGTGGGGAACGGGTAGTACTCGATCTCGGTGGCCGCCCACGGGTGATCTTCGAGAATCTGTTTCAGTTCCGGCACCGGGAGGCTCGCCGCGTACTCGACGAACTCGTCGCGGTCGGTCGGGGGCTGCTCGCCGTGGACGCCCTGCAGATTCACGATCCAGCGGTCGCCGTCGACGGGCGCGGCCATCCCACCGCGGGTTCGAGGGGAAGACGGGGGAACGAGATAGGTCCGACGGTCGTCTGGCGGTCGCTGGACGAAGGTGGTGCTGTAAGCCATATCGATTTTCACTTCGTCGACCATCGGCGACGGATAGCCGTGATCCTCGAGCCACGCTGGAGTCCTGCTCGCACGGCCGGTGGCGTCCACGACGACGTCGGCGCGGAGTTCCCGACTATCCCCGTCCTGTCGGATTCGGACGCCTTCGACGGTCGTTCCCGAACTGTCGAGCAGATAGTCGGCGCAGTGGCAGTTCGACCGGATGTCGACGGTGTCGATGTCGGACACGCGTTGCCGAACGACGTGTTCGAAGACCGGCCGACTGACCGACACGGTCTCGAGCCGGGTCGGCCCCGGCGCGAGGACCCCGCCCCCGGTGTAGAACCGAACGTCGCTCGCGAAATCGGTGAGCACACCCCCGGCCGAAATCACGTCCTCCGCACACCCCGGAAGGAGGTCCTCGATGGTCGCGCGTCCGGCTTCCAGCAGGGCGTGCGGATGGAGCGACTGGGGCACGCCCGGGCGTGCGACGGGATCCGTGGGCATCCGGTCGCGATCGATGACCGTGACGGTCGCAAACGCATCGGCCAGGACGCGCGCGGTCAACAACCCGGCTATACTCGCGCCGACCACCACCGCGTGGTCACCCATCACGTCGACCCTTGATCGGCCGTACCGGGGAATCGTCGCCAGGGTCATCGGGATCCCTCTCCCAGTCGGGACTCCTGACGGTCCTGTACAGGCCCACTGGGCGCGGTCTCGTGACCACCGACGGCGGTGGAGTGACGGACGTTCGAGGCGAACTGCGTTTCGGAGTCGCCACCGGTAGTCCTCGCGAGCGAGCCCGCCACGCGCGTTACGAGCGGGGCGTGCGATCCGTTGGCCGCAGCCGAGTGGTAGTCGTCTGCCATCACGCTAGATGGTCCGCCGCGCGGCGGCATAACCGTAATCAGCAATCAATTACTGTAAGATGTATAGTATTAATTTTCGTGTGACTCACGGTCGGAGTACCGTTCACGCCGAGTGACCGGTTGGCACGTTGGTAGTCGATGAGACAGTTACGCGTCAACCTCGGTGACCGCTCCGACGTGATCGATCACGAAGCGGAGCCGCTCTCCGTCCTGTTCGACAGTCAGTCGGAGGGAAGGTGAGTCCGTCGAGATGCGCTCCTCTCGCCACCCCAAGCCCCGTTTGATCGCGGCCCAGGTGCTGGGAACGTGTTCGACACCGTGACGGTAGTAGAAGGAGACGAGCGCCGGATGGTTGCTCACCCACGCGTAACTGGGACACCGCCAGGCGAACTTGCAGGAAACGCAAACGCACGTGAGGATGCCCAGGAACCGCGATCCGCAGGCCTCACAGATTCCGTCGTCGTCGTGATCTTCGCAGACTGCGAGCGACGTGTCGACGGAGCCACCACACTCGGGACAAATCCCGTCGATCATCGTTTCGAACCGGCGGATGGAGTAGCCGATGGTGGCGTCGAAAATCTCCTCGGGGGAACGATCGCGAAGACCCTCCGGGGGAAGGCTGAACCCGAAGATCTCGCCACCCCGCTGTGGCCAGTATCCGTCACACGTGCTGCACCGCGCCCATACCGTGCCGTCTTCGTAGGTTATCTCCACCGTACTCCCGCACCGATCACAGGTGGCACCCACGGGGGTCGACTCCACTACCGGATCCCTGGTGACCCCGCCGGCGATAATCGCCCGGACGATCTTGAATCCGGGAGCGGTCAACTCGTAGCCGGTGTCAGTCCGACGAACGAAATGCCCCGTCAACTTTCCCAGGTGATAGTTGAAATTCCCCGTGTCTTCGGCCCCGACCCGGTCGACGAGTTCGGAGAACGGGACGGCGTTGTCGGCCGCGTAGGGATCGTAAACCGCCCACAGTGCGCGGAGGATACCGATTCTCGTCTCGTTACCGACCAGCGTGAACGCATCGTCCGGGGCAAGTGCGTCGGGGGTCCCCCCGTCTGCTCGGCCCATCATATCTCAGCGTACCACGGACTCGAATAAAGACGTGCCTCCCCCGAAAGTGGCACCTCCGACGGGGGCTGCTGCGTCCGAAGCGGTCAGCCTCCAGTTGATACGGCGGACGAACGAGTAGCGCGTTCGACGCTCCGGTCCGACGGCGGGGCGATCACTCGTGGGCCGCGTCCCACTCGTCGGGCTTCCGGATGTTGCCGCAGACGTTGCACTCGATGCGCCCCATCGTGTCCATCGCGTTGTCGGTCGACTCGCAGTTCGCGCAGAAGAATCCCCATCGGTCCGTCGCGTCGGGGGTGGCGTACACGACGAAGAACGGTCCCTTCGCGCCGCGTTCGGCGTCCGATCGGTCGACGTACACGGTCTCGCCGTCGGGCGTCTCGATGGCGTCGAGTTCTACGGCCATACGGGGACGTCGCGGCTCACCGACAAAGAGTTCACGTTCGGAACGACTCGCCGCAGCCGCACTCGCTGACGACGTTGGGGTTCTCCACGTGGAATCCCGCCCCCTGGAGACCGCCCTCGTAGCGGAGCGTCGACCCGCCGACGTAGTTCTGGCTCGCCGGGTCGACGAAGACGCGGAGCCCGTGCTGTTCGACGATCGCGTCGTCGGGTTCGGGCTCGTTGTCGAATCGCATTCCGTAGGAGAGCCCCGCACAGCCGCCCTGCTGGACGAACAGCCGAAGCCCGGCCTCGTCGGTGTCGAGTCCCTCCGACTCGATGAGCCGAATCGCCTCCGCCGCGGCGTCCTGCGTGACGGTCACGGCGGTGTCGCCGTCGCCGCCTCCGTCTGCGGTCTCGGTACTCATATGCGCAGAGATAACGTTCGCAAGGTGTTAATCCTGACGCACGGGGTTACGGGAACCGGTTACGTTCGCCGACGGACAACGCCGAGGGCTGTCAGTCGTCGTCGACTACCCGGCCTCTCGATGATCGAGACAGACGCGTCGCGGGATATATCCCTCCGCCCCCAGAACCGACCCCTATGTACGAGACGATACTCGTTCCGACCGACGGCAGCGAGCAGGCCGACGCGGCCCTGGATCACGCGGTGTCGCTCGCTCGGGCGCACGACGCCACGGTCCACCTCCTGTACGTCGCCGACAGCAACCGCGACAGCGTCACGACGCTCGGCGGCGAAGTCGTCGACGCGCTCGAAGGCGAGGGCGAGCGAATCCTCGAAGAGGCGACCGAACGGCTCGATCCCAGCGTAGACGTCGTCGACGCCATCGAGACCGGCGGTCCCGTCGAGACGATTCTGGACTACGCCGACCTGGTCGACGCCGACGTGATCGTGATGGGAACGCACGGTCGCCGCGGCATCGACCGCTACCTCCTCGGGAGCACGACCGAGCGGGTCGTCAGACTCTCGTCGGTGCCGGTCCTGACCATCCGCGAGGAGTGACGGACTCTCGGAGGCGACGACCCGACCGCCCGCGGTTCACTCGTGTCGGTCGCGGTACTCGGTCAGGTAGCCGCTCGCGCTCTCGGCGAGGAACGCCAGATCGGGCCCCATCGCCAGGAAGTCGACGCCCCACTCGTCCCGCGCGGCGACCTCGTCTCTACTCGTCGCGAGCGTCCCGACCGGACGGTTCTCGGCGTCGGCCGCGCTCACGATCCGATCGACGGCGCTCCGCACCGGTTCGCTGTCGTACTCGCCGAACGCGCCCAGGGACGCCGAGAGGTCCGCGGGCCCGATAAACAGGGCGTCGACGCCGTCGACGGCGGCGATGTCCGCGACGTTCTCCACACCCGCCGCGGACTCCACTTGGACGATCGTGAGGATCTCCTCGCTCGCGGACTCGACGTACGACTGGAGGTTCGCCCCGTAGTCGGCGGCGCGGTACCCCGCCACGCCGCGCCGTCCGTGGGGGCGGTAGGTACAGGCGTCGACGGCCCGTTCGGCCTCCGCGGCGGTCTCGACGGCCGGCACCATCACGCCCGCGGGACCCAGATCGAGCACCCGCTTCACTTCGATGGGGTCGTTCGACGCCACTCGAACGATCGGGACGGTGTCGGTGCCCGCGGCCTCGACGGCCCGGAGCACCGTCGCCAGCGCCCCGAGTGTCATCTCCGTGTGTTCGCCATCGAGGACGGCGAAGTCGAATCCGACTCCGGCGAGGAGTTCGGCGCTCGCCGGATGTCCGATCGAGAGCCAACAGCCGGCGACCGGTTCGCGACCGCGGAGTCTCGACGGGAAGTCCTCGACCATAGTATCAATCGGCTCACGAATCGCTTGAAATTTCGGGTCGATCGAATCTCGGGGCACCCGGCTGACCGAGAGGGGCGCACGGAATAGAAGCGGTAGCGCCCCGATTGGTCGCCCCGATCAGCCCCGCCTCACCCGTCCAACTCGGCCGTCGGAACGCCCGTCTCGACCGGCCGCACCCCGCGACCGACGACGACACCGGGCAGGTCGCTCTCGCCGGAGACCAGCACCGCCTCGAAACCGGCCGTCCGGAGCGCGCCCGTGAGGCCGTCGGCCGTCGTCGTCTCGACGGTTCGACGGTCCGTCACCACCGCGGTCTCTCCCGTCTGTTGGTCGGTCACTCGGTAGTCGACGACGAGTTCCTCGCCCGCGACGTCGACCGCCCGTTCGAGGCGGTAGCGCGATCCGCGGTAGGTCTGGATGCCGGGTTCGGCCACGGCGGCCGGATCGGTCGGGGCGGCGACGACGGCGATTCCGCCGGGACGGAGCGAGCGAGCGGCCGCCACGCAGAGATCGACGGCGGACGCTCGCCCGACCGCCTCTTCGACGGCGTAGACCGCATCGAAGACGGATCGAACGGGGGGTCGAGTCGGCGCTCCGCGGACGGCGGTCGCGCCGCGGGCCTGTGAAAACCGGAGATGCGCGAGGCGCTCGTCGACGCCGACCGCCTCGTACCGCTCACCCAGCGGTCGGAGGAGCGCGCCGACGCCGCTGCCGAGTTCGAGTACCCGATCGACGTCCGCCGGCAGTCGCCCGGTGACGAGCCGCTCCCGTCGCTCGACCCAGCCGTCCGGAATCGAGCGCAGGCGGATCGGGGCGAGCGTCGTGTGCTCGGAGTGCGCCGCCGTCGGGGCAGAGAGGACGGCCTCGCAGGCGTCGGCGAACGTCGGGGGGCGTCGCACTCGGTCGGTCATACGGGTATCACGCGTCGTCGTCGCTGTCGTCCGATTCGGTCTCGCCCGCCGAGTTCGAACTCGTCGCGCTCGCCGAGTCGAACCGCGCGCGGACGCTCTCGGCGTGGGCCTCTAACCCCTCCGCCGCCGCGAGCGTCGTGATGGTCTCCGAGAGCGCGCCGAGGCCGTCGCGGTCGAGACGCTGGACGGTCGTCGAC
This portion of the Halobellus litoreus genome encodes:
- a CDS encoding mechanosensitive ion channel family protein, which produces MQSATTPTPTPTPVPDGGRTLAAALPEWLLFPGWRWVLAALIVAVGILVSRYVVRLVGRPVARRFQRQSVAQMALRLVRLGVVLVTLGIAASVLGLEFGDIVLSVTVFSAVLGIVLAPIVGSTINGLFLLADQPFEIGDMIELDDGRRGFVDDITIRYTKMFTLDNTFLVIPNSEIREHLVTNYSAEDERVRLSLDVVVTYESDIDAARRSMCRAAAADDAVIEGGPDIRIGSARYPARPTVLKSDFGDDGVALTLRYWAKMPYKIPSIESRVRGRIWDAFGGSDADIEFAYPHRHLVFDETSGTLDATVGRRAGRGPTVDDGSRQTAFEDRDGVDMGTGSSGSDGESDRGDSSNDDIESEEVGAQTRSPGEE
- a CDS encoding universal stress protein — its product is MTRVVVPVRYPLSKHSRATLAEAVRIAEEREAELTVLHVDLYQESRDVTRAELKRAVESEFGPLERTRYVVRSGFLVEETILEEVAADAADVVVLGSKQASRWRTMLRRFLDDPDIETYLREKLDCTVVTARAEE
- a CDS encoding bifunctional metallophosphatase/5'-nucleotidase, encoding MPRLLHYSDVENVYDDPVRVGRLAGALRSRNGDDALVCGTGDNTSPGVLALIERGRQALDLFRAVDADVETFGNHDFDFGPEATRSIVAAAPQTWVSANVHESGGERFAAPDVVPHAVREVGGVRIGLFGVTDPATPSLNPMAGELRFSDPYDAAEAAVDELRTAGVDRVVALSHLGGGDDELARRVDVDVILGGHVHAERRERVADTLLLRPGANGHAIFEVTFETDGPIDVERHETADAPVADDVVSALRGRVDAAGLDETVARVDRPLDRSDATVFGGECRIGNLVADAYRWSLDADVGLQNSGGIRDGPPLSGAVSVADLVSVIPFEERVVRAELTGAELQRVFRESAAAVVDFGEPGWWHGHFSGAEIRWDDGAAELLDARVGGDPVDPDRRYTVATSAYVLHSDHEFPTLQERHRCGEGDIQFEVLAEYAREFGIDAAVEGRIRRVSGAETSTSASSE
- a CDS encoding dodecin, translating into MVFKKVTLIGRSGASFDEAVDDAINRAEETLDNVHWIEVDELGVEVASVEDREYQAEVTVAFQLRDGE
- a CDS encoding DUF7116 family protein, encoding MPPVSMPLSEDARTIFSRLGYSISGDGSDFVAERKWRTVRVTALSDGEDLNGRRALADGGEPSDTYRFRCFVAPKSETGDVQNRLASVDPAYEWAVIGVGDDGEYDVHLPDAS
- a CDS encoding FAD-dependent oxidoreductase, producing the protein MTLATIPRYGRSRVDVMGDHAVVVGASIAGLLTARVLADAFATVTVIDRDRMPTDPVARPGVPQSLHPHALLEAGRATIEDLLPGCAEDVISAGGVLTDFASDVRFYTGGGVLAPGPTRLETVSVSRPVFEHVVRQRVSDIDTVDIRSNCHCADYLLDSSGTTVEGVRIRQDGDSRELRADVVVDATGRASRTPAWLEDHGYPSPMVDEVKIDMAYSTTFVQRPPDDRRTYLVPPSSPRTRGGMAAPVDGDRWIVNLQGVHGEQPPTDRDEFVEYAASLPVPELKQILEDHPWAATEIEYYPFPTNRRHHYERLDRFPGGLLVVGDAIASFNPVYAQGMSVAALEALMLHHSLADGREDLASRFFERTAPTVDAAWNLAVGADFEFAQTEGPKPRGTAFFNWYLNRLLRGARVDGVLTDAFVRVLMMERPPSTLLRPAILRRVLTPRWRLDRSESPRLNRQQEQASSVSTR
- a CDS encoding winged helix-turn-helix domain-containing protein, whose amino-acid sequence is MMGRADGGTPDALAPDDAFTLVGNETRIGILRALWAVYDPYAADNAVPFSELVDRVGAEDTGNFNYHLGKLTGHFVRRTDTGYELTAPGFKIVRAIIAGGVTRDPVVESTPVGATCDRCGSTVEITYEDGTVWARCSTCDGYWPQRGGEIFGFSLPPEGLRDRSPEEIFDATIGYSIRRFETMIDGICPECGGSVDTSLAVCEDHDDDGICEACGSRFLGILTCVCVSCKFAWRCPSYAWVSNHPALVSFYYRHGVEHVPSTWAAIKRGLGWREERISTDSPSLRLTVEQDGERLRFVIDHVGAVTEVDA
- a CDS encoding DUF5816 domain-containing protein codes for the protein MAVELDAIETPDGETVYVDRSDAERGAKGPFFVVYATPDATDRWGFFCANCESTDNAMDTMGRIECNVCGNIRKPDEWDAAHE
- a CDS encoding HesB/IscA family protein encodes the protein MSTETADGGGDGDTAVTVTQDAAAEAIRLIESEGLDTDEAGLRLFVQQGGCAGLSYGMRFDNEPEPDDAIVEQHGLRVFVDPASQNYVGGSTLRYEGGLQGAGFHVENPNVVSECGCGESFRT
- a CDS encoding universal stress protein, whose protein sequence is MYETILVPTDGSEQADAALDHAVSLARAHDATVHLLYVADSNRDSVTTLGGEVVDALEGEGERILEEATERLDPSVDVVDAIETGGPVETILDYADLVDADVIVMGTHGRRGIDRYLLGSTTERVVRLSSVPVLTIREE
- a CDS encoding HpcH/HpaI aldolase family protein; the encoded protein is MVEDFPSRLRGREPVAGCWLSIGHPASAELLAGVGFDFAVLDGEHTEMTLGALATVLRAVEAAGTDTVPIVRVASNDPIEVKRVLDLGPAGVMVPAVETAAEAERAVDACTYRPHGRRGVAGYRAADYGANLQSYVESASEEILTIVQVESAAGVENVADIAAVDGVDALFIGPADLSASLGAFGEYDSEPVRSAVDRIVSAADAENRPVGTLATSRDEVAARDEWGVDFLAMGPDLAFLAESASGYLTEYRDRHE
- a CDS encoding SAM-dependent methyltransferase gives rise to the protein MTDRVRRPPTFADACEAVLSAPTAAHSEHTTLAPIRLRSIPDGWVERRERLVTGRLPADVDRVLELGSGVGALLRPLGERYEAVGVDERLAHLRFSQARGATAVRGAPTRPPVRSVFDAVYAVEEAVGRASAVDLCVAAARSLRPGGIAVVAAPTDPAAVAEPGIQTYRGSRYRLERAVDVAGEELVVDYRVTDQQTGETAVVTDRRTVETTTADGLTGALRTAGFEAVLVSGESDLPGVVVGRGVRPVETGVPTAELDG